A genomic window from Streptomyces sp. NBC_00234 includes:
- a CDS encoding golvesin C-terminal-like domain-containing protein, translating to MAVAVATVVLTGMIQISAQADAPIGDGSTRTAAASTVPPPQVPAAERPEVLGKDWKKSGDTAWTTTGDAQGFHILTAREKDGYAWETTASLSEPGFDADSWIGNACLTASGKRAVVVYAPRTFTNNPKLMARGGFTAVVELATGSVTKLGLTTSLSYYNPGCGAGETAVLTQSMGEDKTSTRLTTLDTVTGKLSAPVLTKGQVTSAVAGSGGSIVAAFGSQLVSVGAKGGKKVLTRTSGTPYRITPDAKGGVVFLDRQARKTKKTEANTFVKHLSGTAGPGKADVIGRAKLSKAGLTRAGRQVYITGEVAQVRTLPSGVTRLAKSSKDAVVSTRAEAVVEHTTWADGKGSPSFLHPQAATDARSVSITTTVRDTGKEARFTVKPLKAKSKQWAEGLKPSLRLRAGGSEKRVAKKSGETSSAGRLAAAASSPTEIVESERTCSVPRNDPRNQAMQPKPRQVEWAVDQAIVGGLNKHISRAANWKNLGMPAYQPQTLFPNPVLEGGGRVPAQILLGITTQESNMWQAARVAVPGVTANPLIGNYYGIDLYDGDSANDWDVDFAEADCGYGITQVTDHMRMAGREDGHGGAAWDYQKQRAVALDYTANIAGGLQILVEKWNQAKRAGVEVHDGDPKRLENWFFALWAYNSGFYENVNGNEPWGVGWANNPANPEWDAGRTPFMEDSRGNEDASTAARPQHWPYPEKVLGFAAHPPSFLESPGNLVPAFRAAWWNGTEGDSTVKGSAKQNRAQLKPPEDLFCGPYNECDPAKISDSASNASETTGPCTRADSKCWWHQSVQWKTDCSYSCGNEFHRFNDTYPEEADGTAYPPNCTTSGLPSNALIVDDLPQGTPVVRPGCTNSWTNSGTFSFDFSNNGTESTYPSKVDLHQLGAGFGGHFYFGHTRMADEKGMRLKAEGIWKLNQELKSQAKVMVHLPDHGAHTKYATYEIKTGSGSKYVKISQPGSSNRWVSLGAFRFNNVPEVRLNTVTSDGTGDEDIAFDAVAFVPGDWDGFEGVGFPDPVPGAPDPEIPDAPETLPAFFPAVGALSGLRTADGGSKCQDVSGKEYDQVCFTFGKSGSAAKPGASGKAAASSSAAAAVTPGENAACAFTGPPQITRDRFEACILDEFTIGVIKDGVTLGKAYLEYRHQIDLSVNAKTITQTVSLTPTKVDPYMASKKYGVNIQFYCGPDCGSALPNWTGTPAWISAADKHKATATATTEWSLSTGASRNHLHWTFSGTIDGAPTMGFDHDAPKSLDIRCDNEFSGKLPGCVFPEFTPSFAVNTQEHPAAAALYWTLMQKLPSHPGSKQHKKPLHRLKSKTAQKDNRDAMCRLAIAKFVKHPDTDTPSCDEYPFAASRESGGQMPGITSGSQCAQFYAVDEPTTGWNLYIDDREGVPTWTEVCGRGNIPLSQNTEEGGALGRWSPKVRLADNDAYYVEVPGFEGCDPNTFCQVRLP from the coding sequence ATGGCCGTGGCGGTCGCCACCGTCGTGCTCACCGGAATGATCCAGATTTCCGCCCAGGCCGACGCCCCGATCGGCGACGGCAGTACGCGGACAGCGGCGGCATCCACGGTGCCGCCACCCCAGGTCCCCGCGGCCGAGCGCCCGGAGGTGCTCGGCAAGGACTGGAAGAAGTCCGGCGATACGGCCTGGACGACGACAGGGGACGCCCAGGGATTCCACATCCTGACGGCCCGTGAGAAGGACGGCTACGCCTGGGAGACCACGGCCTCGCTCTCCGAACCCGGCTTCGACGCCGACTCCTGGATCGGCAACGCCTGTCTGACCGCTTCGGGCAAGCGCGCTGTCGTCGTGTACGCGCCGCGCACGTTCACCAACAACCCCAAGCTGATGGCGAGGGGCGGCTTCACCGCTGTGGTGGAACTGGCCACCGGCAGCGTGACCAAGCTGGGCCTGACCACGTCCCTCTCGTACTACAACCCGGGCTGCGGCGCGGGCGAGACCGCGGTTCTCACCCAGTCGATGGGTGAGGACAAGACCAGCACCCGCCTGACGACCCTGGACACCGTCACGGGCAAGCTGTCCGCGCCGGTTCTGACCAAGGGGCAGGTCACCTCGGCCGTGGCGGGCAGTGGGGGCAGCATCGTCGCCGCCTTCGGCTCGCAGCTGGTCTCGGTCGGCGCGAAGGGCGGCAAGAAGGTCCTCACCCGTACGTCGGGGACGCCGTACCGGATCACGCCGGACGCGAAGGGCGGTGTGGTCTTCCTGGACCGCCAGGCCCGGAAGACGAAGAAGACCGAGGCGAACACCTTCGTCAAGCACCTCTCCGGCACGGCAGGGCCCGGCAAGGCGGACGTCATCGGCCGGGCCAAGCTGTCCAAGGCGGGCCTGACCCGTGCGGGCCGGCAGGTCTACATCACGGGCGAGGTCGCCCAGGTCCGGACGCTGCCCTCGGGAGTCACCCGACTGGCGAAGTCCTCCAAGGACGCCGTGGTCTCCACGCGGGCCGAAGCCGTCGTCGAGCACACCACCTGGGCGGACGGGAAGGGCTCGCCGTCCTTCCTGCATCCCCAGGCAGCCACCGATGCGCGGTCGGTCAGCATCACCACCACCGTGCGCGACACCGGCAAGGAGGCCCGCTTCACCGTCAAGCCTCTCAAGGCCAAGTCGAAGCAGTGGGCGGAGGGGCTCAAGCCCTCCCTGCGCCTGCGCGCCGGCGGTAGCGAGAAGCGCGTGGCGAAGAAGTCCGGCGAGACGTCGTCCGCGGGCCGGCTCGCCGCGGCAGCCAGTTCGCCGACGGAGATCGTCGAGTCCGAGCGCACATGCTCGGTGCCGCGCAACGACCCGCGCAACCAGGCCATGCAGCCCAAGCCGCGCCAGGTCGAGTGGGCCGTCGACCAGGCCATCGTGGGCGGTCTCAACAAGCACATCTCGCGTGCCGCCAACTGGAAGAACCTGGGTATGCCGGCGTACCAGCCGCAGACCCTCTTCCCCAACCCCGTGCTCGAGGGCGGCGGCCGGGTCCCGGCACAGATCCTGCTCGGCATCACGACGCAGGAATCGAACATGTGGCAGGCGGCACGCGTCGCCGTCCCCGGTGTCACGGCGAACCCGCTGATCGGCAACTACTACGGCATCGACCTGTACGACGGCGACTCCGCCAACGACTGGGATGTCGACTTCGCCGAGGCGGACTGCGGCTACGGCATCACGCAGGTCACCGACCACATGCGGATGGCCGGACGCGAGGACGGTCACGGCGGCGCCGCCTGGGACTACCAGAAGCAGCGTGCGGTCGCTCTGGACTACACGGCCAACATCGCGGGCGGTCTCCAGATCCTGGTGGAGAAGTGGAACCAGGCCAAGCGCGCCGGTGTGGAGGTCCACGACGGTGACCCCAAGCGCCTGGAGAACTGGTTCTTCGCGCTGTGGGCCTACAACTCCGGCTTCTACGAGAACGTCAACGGCAACGAGCCGTGGGGCGTGGGCTGGGCCAACAACCCCGCGAACCCCGAGTGGGACGCCGGACGCACCCCGTTCATGGAGGACAGCCGGGGCAACGAGGACGCCTCGACCGCGGCCCGTCCGCAGCACTGGCCCTACCCCGAGAAGGTCCTGGGCTTCGCGGCCCATCCGCCGTCGTTCCTCGAGTCCCCCGGAAACCTGGTCCCCGCGTTCCGCGCGGCCTGGTGGAACGGCACGGAAGGCGACTCCACGGTCAAGGGCAGTGCCAAGCAGAACCGCGCCCAGCTGAAGCCGCCGGAGGACCTCTTCTGCGGTCCGTACAACGAGTGCGACCCGGCGAAGATCTCCGACAGCGCCTCCAACGCCAGTGAGACCACCGGTCCCTGCACCCGTGCGGACTCGAAATGCTGGTGGCACCAGTCGGTGCAGTGGAAGACCGACTGCTCCTACAGCTGCGGCAACGAGTTCCACCGCTTCAACGACACCTATCCGGAGGAGGCCGACGGAACCGCGTACCCGCCGAACTGCACCACCAGCGGGCTCCCTTCGAACGCGCTCATCGTGGACGACCTGCCCCAGGGAACGCCGGTGGTCCGCCCCGGTTGCACGAACTCCTGGACCAACTCGGGCACCTTCTCGTTCGATTTCTCGAACAACGGGACCGAGTCGACGTATCCGTCCAAGGTGGACCTGCACCAGCTCGGAGCCGGTTTCGGCGGCCACTTCTACTTCGGCCACACCCGCATGGCCGACGAGAAGGGAATGCGTCTCAAGGCCGAGGGCATCTGGAAGCTGAACCAGGAACTCAAGAGCCAGGCCAAGGTCATGGTTCACCTGCCCGATCACGGTGCCCACACGAAGTACGCCACGTACGAGATCAAGACGGGCTCCGGCTCGAAGTACGTGAAGATCTCGCAGCCCGGCAGCTCCAACCGCTGGGTGTCGCTCGGGGCCTTCCGGTTCAACAACGTGCCCGAGGTGCGGCTCAACACGGTCACCTCGGACGGGACGGGCGACGAGGACATCGCCTTCGACGCGGTGGCGTTCGTTCCGGGTGACTGGGACGGGTTCGAGGGAGTGGGCTTCCCGGACCCCGTCCCGGGCGCACCCGACCCGGAGATCCCCGACGCGCCCGAGACGCTCCCCGCCTTCTTCCCGGCCGTGGGGGCCCTGTCGGGCCTGCGGACCGCGGACGGCGGCTCGAAGTGTCAGGACGTCTCCGGCAAGGAATACGACCAGGTCTGCTTCACCTTCGGGAAATCCGGGTCGGCAGCGAAGCCCGGGGCATCCGGGAAGGCAGCGGCTTCGTCTTCGGCCGCCGCGGCCGTAACCCCGGGGGAGAACGCGGCCTGCGCGTTCACGGGTCCGCCGCAGATCACCCGTGACCGCTTCGAGGCGTGCATCCTCGACGAGTTCACCATCGGTGTGATCAAGGACGGTGTGACGCTCGGAAAGGCGTACCTGGAGTACCGGCACCAGATCGACCTCTCGGTCAACGCGAAGACGATCACCCAGACCGTCTCGCTGACGCCGACCAAGGTCGACCCCTACATGGCGTCCAAGAAGTACGGCGTCAACATCCAGTTCTACTGCGGTCCCGACTGCGGGTCCGCGTTGCCGAACTGGACCGGAACGCCGGCCTGGATCAGCGCGGCCGACAAGCACAAGGCCACCGCGACGGCCACGACCGAGTGGTCCCTGAGCACCGGAGCCAGCCGCAACCACCTCCACTGGACCTTCTCCGGCACCATCGACGGCGCCCCGACCATGGGCTTCGACCACGACGCGCCGAAGTCGCTCGACATCCGGTGCGACAACGAGTTCTCCGGCAAGCTACCGGGCTGTGTGTTCCCGGAGTTCACCCCGTCGTTCGCGGTGAACACACAGGAGCACCCCGCGGCTGCCGCCCTGTACTGGACGCTCATGCAGAAGCTGCCGTCGCACCCGGGAAGCAAGCAGCACAAGAAGCCGCTGCACCGTCTGAAGAGCAAGACCGCGCAGAAGGACAATCGCGACGCGATGTGCCGCCTGGCGATCGCCAAGTTCGTGAAGCATCCGGATACGGACACCCCCAGCTGCGACGAGTACCCGTTCGCGGCCTCGCGTGAGAGCGGTGGGCAGATGCCGGGCATCACGTCCGGTTCGCAGTGTGCGCAGTTCTACGCGGTGGACGAGCCCACCACCGGCTGGAATCTGTACATCGACGACCGCGAGGGAGTTCCCACCTGGACGGAGGTGTGCGGGCGCGGCAACATTCCGCTGAGCCAGAACACGGAAGAAGGAGGAGCCCTCGGGCGATGGAGCCCGAAGGTGCGTCTTGCCGACAACGACGCCTACTACGTGGAAGTGCCCGGGTTCGAAGGCTGTGACCCGAACACCTTCTGCCAGGTCAGGCTTCCCTGA
- a CDS encoding TIGR03842 family LLM class F420-dependent oxidoreductase, with the protein MDFGLVLQTDPPASAVVGLMRRAERNGFRYGWTFDSTVLWQEPFVIYSRILDHTDHLIVGPMVTNPSTRTWEVTASTFATLNEMYGNRTVCGIGRGDSAMRVAGRRPNTLARLGESIDVIRDLAEGREATVDGQPIRIPWVKDGKLPVWMGAYGPKALALAGQKADGFILQLADPFLTEWMVKAVRQAAADAGRDPDALTVCVAAPAYVSDDLDHAREQCRWFGGMVGNHVADLVARYGEHSGLVPEALTAYIAGRSGYDYSHHGRTGNPDTAFVPDEIVDRFCLLGPAEAHIEKLRVLRDLGVDQFAVYNMHDAREATIDAYGSEIIPALSD; encoded by the coding sequence ATGGACTTCGGCCTCGTCCTCCAGACCGACCCGCCCGCCTCGGCCGTCGTCGGACTCATGCGCCGCGCCGAACGCAACGGCTTCCGCTACGGCTGGACCTTCGACTCGACGGTGCTCTGGCAGGAGCCCTTCGTCATCTACAGCCGGATTCTGGACCACACCGACCACCTCATCGTCGGCCCGATGGTCACCAATCCCTCCACCCGTACGTGGGAGGTCACCGCCTCCACCTTCGCCACCCTCAACGAGATGTACGGCAACCGGACGGTGTGCGGCATCGGCCGGGGCGACTCGGCGATGCGGGTCGCCGGCCGCAGACCCAACACGCTGGCCCGCCTCGGCGAATCGATCGACGTCATCCGCGACCTCGCCGAGGGGCGCGAGGCCACCGTCGACGGGCAGCCCATCCGGATCCCCTGGGTCAAGGACGGGAAGCTGCCGGTCTGGATGGGGGCGTACGGCCCCAAGGCGCTCGCCCTGGCCGGGCAGAAGGCCGACGGGTTCATCCTCCAGCTCGCCGACCCGTTCCTCACCGAGTGGATGGTCAAGGCCGTACGGCAGGCGGCGGCGGACGCCGGCCGCGACCCGGACGCCCTCACCGTCTGCGTCGCCGCGCCCGCCTACGTGAGCGACGACCTGGACCACGCACGCGAGCAGTGCCGGTGGTTCGGCGGCATGGTCGGCAACCACGTCGCCGACCTCGTCGCCCGCTACGGCGAGCACTCGGGACTGGTGCCCGAGGCCCTCACCGCGTACATCGCCGGGCGGTCCGGTTACGACTACAGCCACCACGGCCGCACCGGGAACCCGGACACGGCCTTCGTGCCCGACGAGATCGTCGACCGGTTCTGTCTGCTGGGGCCGGCCGAGGCGCACATCGAGAAGCTGCGGGTCCTGCGGGACCTGGGCGTCGACCAGTTCGCCGTCTACAACATGCACGACGCACGCGAGGCGACCATCGACGCCTACGGCTCCGAGATCATCCCCGCCCTGTCCGACTGA